The genome window CATGGATGACACGGCGCAGATAAATATGAAAGACACGAAGGTATCACATTGTTTCACCTCCGAACAACATGGTCACAGATCTGTCATTAGAGTTGACGAGAAGCAAGAGCACTATTAAGCTAATTTTCTTAAAAGATATTCAATTGATTCTGGAATCAATTGTAGAAAGTTGTGAATAAATAAACAAATACACATGGTTCTAGATAATTTGAAAATGAAAAATTATCCAGAAAACGTATCGTAGTTTTTCAAAATAATACATAAGTATTCAGGAACAAATTGTAAAACTCATGAGCAATTCAACTGTTATTGATCAATTCTGgtaaaattttgtaaaattttgGAATATTGCTCAACCAAATAAAAACCTGTGAAACCAATGCTTGCTTCACGGAAATACATCATTTTCTTTCACTGCAGTAACAAACTCAAAAAAGGAGAATAAGGGTTTGAGGTAGGACCTTGCAGCGAAAAGGTCTACAGCCAATAAGTGAATCCATGCTGAAGCCACCGTCAATTCATTGGTGAACATTTTTGCTATTCCAGCTAACTGAAGACGTTACAATAAGACATATTAGATCACAGAACATAGAAAAATACTAACCATCATAGCTTTAATCCAAGCGCAAACCTCTGGCAGCCAGTATTTACTAGCAAACATCATTCTAAATGTGTCAGGAGTCCATGACAGATACAGAAGGTATGCATATAGAACTCCAAGAGCAATGTATGGCACACTGCTCTCCATGGTTCTTCTAGTCTGTACATTGTCATattgaaaaaacaaaaaacaaattatAGGCATCAGATGCTATTATGCTTGCACTTATGCTAACATGCTCATGTACTGACCAATTTGAAGTATTATTcactacaaattctgcaaaaacTGTACTTACAAATGAAGCTTTAGGAGCCAGTACCATCAAAGTGTAGAAAGGAAGAACAGCAACCGTGCCCCAAGTGAAAGCATTGCTAGCAATCTGTGAACTTGTAAGCCCTATCACGAGGAATTTCTTTAGAAGGATACTTTAAAATCTAGCATAAATGATATGTGGAATGTAAGGAAGCCAACTTGGCATATTAACTATAGTACCTACTAGCATTGTTACACAGAGATTTAAATCACTATATTCTGTAAGTTTGAACAGAATTAGCAAGAGACTTCAGCCTGAGTTAAAGACCACTAGGAAACACATTATTTTCTTACAAACATTTAGAAAAAGAATACAAAAGTACAAAAAATTAGTCAGTAACTTTGGAATAGTGACATTCTTGGAAGAGAATAAATCATATGTAACCAGGATATGAGAGTTGCAACAAAAATGTAGAAGCCATCAATACATAAACATGTTCTACACTCACATGCTCAACCAAAAACAAACTTGGAAAACGTTTCAAATAAATCtataaaatattcaaattatGCATGCTTGGCAAAATCCTAATGAACATCAATGAAAATATGGTTAAAATGGAGAAATGTTCTAGTATCATGTAGCCATCATCTGCACCAATGAACTATTCAACAATTGTGAATAAGATGAAATCTAATAACACCAAATTATATAGCATTCATCTTGACTTCAATTAATGTGTCTAATCATGCTTTAGTTAGATTAGATCATCAAGCGACAAAAGAAGTGTGAGAAATATTTCTTAAGATTTATGTGAAAATTGCACGATGCAATGTTATTGTGACAgcaattcaatcatcaaaagaagAAATTAGGTGAAAAAGACAATTTGGCATTAGGCAAACATAGCAAGTAGCATCTTGAAAAGAAAATTCAATATTAATTAGATTGTATCATCAAGCAACAAAAGAAGTGTGAGAAATATTTCTTAACATTTATGTGAAAATTGCACGATGGGATGTTATCATGACAgcaattcaatcatcaaaagaagAAATTAGGTGAAAAAGACAATTTGGCATTAGGCAAACATAGCAAGTAGCATCTTGAAAAGAAAATTCAATATTAATTAGATTATATCACCAAGCAACAAAAGAAGTGTGAGAAATATTTCTTAAGATTTATGTGAAAATTGCACAATGCAATGTTATCGTGACAGCAATTCAATCATTAAAAGAAGAAATTAGGTGAAAATTTCAATATTAATTAGACAAAAGAAAGTGAGAAATATTTCTTAAGATTTATGTGAAAATTGCACGATGCAATGTTACCATTACAGCAATTCaatcaacaaaagaagaagaaattaggTCAAAAAGACGATTTGGCATTAGGCAAACATAGCAAGTAGCATATTGAAAAGAAAATTCAATATTACATAAATGGTAAGATTTGTCTGATTCAATATCAACTAAATGAGGGCATGACTTTATGCAAGAATTAGTTTCCTGAAGTTCACAGAACTTATGACCATTCATTTCGTCTAGAAGTTCATCATGCACCAAAagaataaatcataaattattatTACTGTTCCACAATGACGTTCTTCTTTCCAAAAGGTTGTTGCTATAATCCTTCTAGAGCAGTCCAAGGTATGTTCATTCACTACATTTCACGAATACCGTCAGTCACAGTCAGCCAAGCCACACAGCTTCGACGTACACACATCTGGTTAAGCTCGACAACCATTAAAAATTAATAGGTCAAGAGGGCGAGAGAATTACAAGAAGCTGACGGGCGAAACCCTCTTTGACGACGAACAATCCTTGAACCCCTCGGCTCGTGTTGGATTCTCGACCCTCCAATGAAACTCCAGTGAAGTTGATGCTTGCTGCGGAGAGGTACAACCTTGAGGCAATCACTGTTCATGCTTGGACCAACATATCTCTGCACTCTGGTGATAGAAATTCTCGGCAGTGTTGCCTACACGGATGAAAAATCGGGGCAAATTCAATTCAACAGCTACATAAATCTCAGGAAAGGAAAGTTACGTGACAGGTGAATTACTCATGTGAAACAACAAGAAAGGAGGAAGAGGGATGCGATGGTACCCAAGAGGGCGACGGCAGGCGGGGAGAGACGAGGGTGCTGCAGGGGCAGCACAAGAGAGGGGACATTTCGTATGGAGAGCAACGGAAAGAGCAGTAGCACGATGAGGGACCTCCCCATCTCATCTCCCTGGGGGAGCTTAAATAAGCGAAAAACATCATGTGAGGGAGATTGCGAGGGAGGCTTTCCTATTGTGTTCCTCGCCCTTTTGATTGATGACGACTCAGAAACCACACACGGATCGGGAGAAGTGGAGCGAGCACTGGCAGAAGAGAGAGACGACTGACTGGCCATGGCGGAGACGCAATCGGCACCCAACGACTCGTTGGGCTCGGTAATCGACCACTTGGATGGTTTACATGGAGCCGCTCCACTGGCGGCCCGGGGACGATAGAATGTGACTCGGCCGATCACTGGTCCAGCCACTGCTATTCCCAGCATCAATGGTCCACTGCCAGATCATTGACCACTAACAAGTCGTGCCGTGTTCGTGAGTTGGCAGTCGAACGGTATTATCGTCTGCCTTATTTACGACTGCCAACAAGTACCCAAGAGAGTGAGCGAGAAAGCTATAACACGCCCATTCGTACCATAAAAAAAAaccaacagaagaagaagaagaaaaaagaagccGCTTTAGCAGTTTATTTGATGCATTCAGTCGGAGAAGCAAGACGAATAACCTCACTGTAGATCACTGGGCATCTGATCGACGCTCAGCATTCCTTGTTGTGAAGCAACCCAAGCCGTAATTCCGGCACTCAAAAAGAATTCACAATAGGATAGTGGGTTAGGAATAAGGACCCTATAGAAAACCAAATGGTGAAAGAATTCGGGAAGGCATAAGAGATAAGAACAATTAAGCACTGAATAGTTTCAGCACTCACCATTCCACCGAGATGAGGTAAGCGGCTGCAACTGGAAGTAGAAGAAAACCATCAAATATAGACTGTCATAATGTCTAGCAAGGTCAATAAATTACACCACAAAGTCATGCTTCTACCATTTCAGTTGACCTAAAACATTCCAAAATGATCCACCAAACACTCCTTATCTCAACAATATTTTTCAGTAACATCATTTTCAAGAAAGTAAATGGCATACGAGAACCACAGAGAGAGAATTACATCTTTCTAAAACTCCTACTCTACTCTTTTCAGTTGATAAAGGTTAAGCTAGAGATTTGTTTCGGATGTCATTGGAACTGAAACACCGAATTGAGTTTCTTCCATGCCAATAATTTCATATTTGGGAAGAGAGAAAAGCAAATTGCAATCATAAGCATGAGCACAACACCAAACTTCGAAAAATAAGAGCGACTTGCTGACTTTCTCAAGACGACCTTGCAGTACTTGTCCGCATCTTTGATGGATGCTTGTTTGCTGATGCTCACATCCCCAGATAGGGCCTCTTCGTTCTGTATAACAGAATAAAGGACCTTTAATCAATTTATTGAGGACATATCCCAAATTCTAATATCTAAGCATATTTAAATATTAGCAAGTCCATGATAGCCAATTTCAACACCCAAAATTGATCATTTATCTAGCAGAAAATATAGTCTCTGATCCAACTAAAAGAAATCAAACCAATGACAAAGTTATGTACCTTAGCCCTTAAGTGATTGATTGTCTCCCTAAGGGTACCCAAGGAGATTTTGTCTGCGTAATCCTTCCATTCATTCGTCAGCTTCCTAAGAACAGCAACACTTGCATCAACATTCTCCAGGTGAAGTTTTTCCTGATATCCAAATTTCAACATACATCAAATAAAGCAATTAGATTAGGTGTTCCAATTATAAAAGAGAAACAGGAAAGGTTCCAAGTTGTCTCAGAACCGCTCACCCACTGCCTGTAACATTCAGCATTTTGTATCAAACACCAGATGAATATATCCGTTGCTTCTTTTGCTAACTCTGAATTACCTATAATTAGGTGACATTCATAAGTACAACTATTACCAGACCCAAAAGTATCAAACAGAATATATGAACCAAAAAGGACCAGACAGAATATATGAACAGCACATTTATTTATGAGGCATACTTTCTTGGATTGCCTGGATTGTAAGAGGCAAGAGCTGCTGTGATGCTTGTTTTGTGGTTTTGGTCCCAGGAGAACCAGCAAGAGCCAGTTCCTTCAAAGTAGGATATATGGCCTCAAACCTCTCAGTAGCCTGTTCCAGGAATAATGCTAGTCTCAATTGTCGAAGATGATGGCACTATTCAATAAAAAAGGAACACACACCTTGACACGAGCGGTTGAAGCAGGAAATGCATTGCGCATAAGCAAATCAAGTGCAACAGGAGGAATTAGACGTTCTCCCTTTCTGACAGCACCATTGAGTAAAATAGGTCGAGCTTTTGGTCCTGAAAGAAGTCTGCAAATAACACAACCAAAATTCTAGATTTTAGCAGAAaaaacaccatattttctttaccAGGCTAACTCTGCCACGCAGCAAACCTTTCAACCAATTGCAAAACCAACTCCCTTGATTGTGGATTCACACTAGATTTTCCACAAACCATAGGTAATAGGTAATGTGCCCATAGATACATTCCAATAACTGTGTCACCCTGAGAAGACTACAAAAAGAGGATATCAATCGGCAAAACAGCAATACTCCTGCTAAATTGTTGCTTCCTTAATTCAAACAGCAAAGAAGAGACAGTGGTAACATTACCTGAGCAATGGCCCACACTATAATTGGGAGTTTCTCTTGCCCTTGATATTTGGGATTGTCCCTTATTTTTGGCAAAAGACTAATTAGTATATCAGGCTTCCGTCTTAAGGCCATTGCCAGAACAACAAATATTGCAACCTGCAGATGGCTATGTCATGTATGATGACTATAATAGAAAAATAAGACTCATCAACTAAGTGGGGGAGAAAACAGAGCCTCGTGCTCTCTCAAAAACTCCTACACAAAAAATGTGCACAATTCATTTGGTAACTCATGAACACGATAATTTTTCATCCCTTATATTGATGGTTTTAATCTGGTCAACTTAAACCCAAAACCAACAGCCCTAACCAAACAAACGTCAGTGATTCAGTGTGGTGACTTTGTAAAAGTTGTGCATGAATAACAAAAGTAAATCCTCTTAAATCAAGTTTACGGATCGACACTGAGTCCAGTGGTACCTGCACTCGATTTTCAACCCCTACCTtccattttttataaaaaaaaaatggcaaCCATCCCTCATCTTGGATGATAGAATATCTCTACCCTTGTGGGGTTTGATCCCATCTTTCACAAGTTGCTTATTTTCCCCACCAATATGAAAAATGACCCCTTTGTGAGCTGTGGGCTTGAGCACACTCAATGGTCTTTGCATCTGACTCGCGATATAGGATGACCTCGTGACCGTCTCAATGCCCTTTTATAAATCTTTAGTCCAAGCATTGCAATTCTGCACCTCTGGACTTCAATTCTCCAACTGATTGTAAAAGTGAAGTCCAGAAAATACAATAAGGGCTCTGGGGTGGGTTGCTAAATTATAAAGGTTTAGATTATCAAGGTCAGACAATTTGATAAAATAGGTGGCTTACAATACTCAGAACCATAGGGATCTTCCCACTGTTCATCTAGAGATGCTGCATGACACAACTTGGTGCCCAACTTTAGGCATGAATTCTGGATGTGACATACATCCAAAGGCACACTGCCCCATAGTCTACAACCTACCACCATATGTACATTTCCTGTCAGCAACTCATGCCAAAGTGTGGCATAGCAGCATCACTCTTGATTTTCATCATGTACATGGTGAGGCTTACTATAAAGGCCTATGCTATGTTGAGAACATTTACTCATTgtgattattatttattatatatgctTATTTCAATTATATTTATTTGTTATGGAACTTTGCATATGACATCTATGTTGCTGCAACTGGCCAATGACACTGCTGACACCAGCATGTTGCAAGTGCAGCCCTTGGTCATTGTGGCAGCCACCTAACTGATAAACACAGGCCACCACACCAGAGAGAGGGTAAGACAAGATAGAATAGTTTAGAGCAGGgtagaagagaaagaaggaaataCATGGAGAAAAAGTAACAAAGAAAATATAAAGGGAGGGAGAGAAAGGCACTTGCTAGAAGTCTCTTGATGTGGCGTTGACTCTACCGATGAGAGACGGTGATAGCGAAAACAAAAGTGAGAGAAAACAAAAAATGAAGATATTCCTAAGCGTTCTAACTAAAAAAATTTGGAACAAAGTTAAACATGAATATCAAGAAAGTGTTGAAGATTCTAATTTGCATGATGGACTGAAATCAAAACAAAATCTCCTCGATAGATTATTTTGCATTCTGTGTGAATTATTTTGCAAAAGAACTATATTCATAGAGCAACTTTTTCGCTCACACATTCTACCAGGAAAACTTTAtgtgcaagaaaaaaaaagatggtaaAACATGTAGCTGAATGTTACCTGAGCTTTTGAAGGAGCCTGTGGTACATGTCTCTTTGATCCCTTAATGGTTGCTTGTTGACTTGCCATGTCAGAAATGATGCCATCCAAACACCACAAAATAAAGTCACCCACACATTCAGGGGATTTCTCAGCAATCCAGTCAGCTGAGATCTTATAAATAGAGTCAGATACATGGCACAGTGGAACCTGTTCCAGATAACCAACCACTTTTAGATTTTACTCATGGATTAAACTGACCATACATCTAATACAAGAAGAGCAGACAAAAAATTAGTGAAACCAACTTGGTGTAACACCTAAAGTAACATGGAAATTCTAAGGTGTTCCATTATTGCATCAAACTGTATATATAGTTACGAAGCATAACTTAAAACGAATAACATGCGTGCAATGTCACAATTGAAGGCTAGTTTTGGAGACCACCGATCAAAAGTTCCTAGAATTCCAAGTCTCCTGAGAATTAAATAAATGAATATCACACACTGGATTAAAACACGGTTATCAAGTAATGTTCTGGTGAAAAAAGAAATAATGTAAAGCAGGGTTTGTTATACTGATGCGTACCACCTAGTATGGGCGATACATACTGGTCCGATAGTATACTAGTATGCGGACCGCCCTCTATCGGGCAATATCAGTCACTTGACCCCGTATCGGGCGATACAGAGTTTGTACCGAGCAATGACGATCAAAATCTAACCATTATCGACTTGTACCGATCGATACGCTCGGATTTCAACCATTACCAACTTGTATTAGGCGGTAACGATCAAAATCCGACCATTACCAACATGTATCAGGCAGTAACAGACGAGATCCGATCATTACTAACCTGTACCAGTCGATAACAGTCGAATTTTGACCATTATCAATCAAAGGCTGAGATTGTTctatttcaaatggtcaatttgatTGTTTGAGGCTTAAAAAAGGGTTTCTAAATCCTTTCCTCCCTCTCTTTCAACCCATTTCAATCTCTCAATCTCTCAAACTTTTTTCACTCATATCTCTattattctcacattttcattCTCCTAAACTCAATAAAGCTacgatttgtggattggatcaaatttagaaGGTTAATTTGAGGGCATTAAGAAGAAGAGCACTTTAATTAAGAGGTATGCATTTTCTTTCTAgaattttattgatttataagATGATTAAACTTGTTCTATTCTATGTGGTAtatgacttaatgtctaatatgtatgttttttatgatagaatagtattaattagggagtaattaaggtatttaatgttgtgattagtgtgcttaatattattcttttttccaaattagatacttaatagatcaaatttttatattttatgcatattaaGGATTGGAACATATGTTTGTGATGatataataggtttaattaggttttaattaagttttttaatgtTGTGATCAGTAGTTTTAATGATGattcaatcaaaatttgatcgatattgggtcaattaactgtctttaatatctattagggtgtttgacatgtttatagcgaTGAAAGAATATTAATTAGgaattaattaactatgttaatactgtgattagtgtatttaattacGACGATATTGAAATTTGACCCATGTTGGGTCAATTAAATGTATTTAATGTCTATAAGAgtatttgacatatttatagtgataaaaaagaaataattagTGAGTAATCAACTATGTTAATGGtgtgattagtgtatctaatgatgatttcattgtAATTTGATCTATATgggatcaaaattatatatttaatgcttCTTAGGGTTTTTGACACATTTATAATAGTAAAATAAAGTTAATTagagtttaattaagtttttttaataatatgattagtggttttaataatgatttaatcaaaaattcgatattaggtcaattcaatgtctttaatacctattagggtgtttgacatatttataacgGTGAAAGAACTAATTAGGGTttaattaactatgataataccaaggattgaaatatcgtaccgtactaaagtttcgacattcgctcggtacggtatgatactgtataccgagcggtataccgaacgatatatatatgtatatatatatatatatgtgtgtatatatatataatattataattttttttttataaaaggtgatGTCACCTTTTTCTTCTCCCACGCAAGGCAACGTCACctagtttatatatatgtatatatatatgtatatatatataaataaatatatattaatatatatatatatatatatatatatttcgtccggtaacgggcggtcggTGTACCGATCAGTTGACggaccggtacgggcggtattattcaaaactgcataccttggttaatactatgattagtgtatttaattacGATGATATCAGAATTTGATCCATATCAAGTCAATTAAATATCTTTTACGCCTATTAGAGTGCTCTTTTGTTGtgcataggatcgaggaccccgatccatcgCCCGTGGAGTCCCGTCGTTCTTTTTTGTAGCAGAACCAagtatatccatcgattgattacttgattcatatgaatcttaaagtttcattgtatacaaaataatctaacaatttaaataatttcttcatagataattcaatattaacagaaAGAGAATCTGAAACGTACCACAAAACTACTCCTTAAAACTCGAAAGAGACACGTGTCACTATTTTttcctaatttacattattttttctagaattatactaaatttatatttacttttaacttaaaaatcataatataactttttaatattttttgatttttttaatgattttgggCATACGGTCGGTATGACCCGACGTACCGTCGATACGTCTCGGTACATACCGTACTAAATAGGGCTCGGTATATTGGTACAGACCGAAATTGTAATccttgatgtaaagcaaggatgGGAATGCTAAACATAGGGTTATACTCATCTattgaaaagaaaaggaaac of Musa acuminata AAA Group cultivar baxijiao chromosome BXJ1-7, Cavendish_Baxijiao_AAA, whole genome shotgun sequence contains these proteins:
- the LOC135678671 gene encoding protein ABA DEFICIENT 4, chloroplastic-like is translated as MMFFAYLSSPREMRWGGPSSCYCSFRCSPYEMSPLLCCPCSTLVSPRLPSPSWATLPRISITRVQRYVGPSMNSDCLKVVPLRSKHQLHWSFIGGSRIQHEPRGSRIVRRQRGFRPSASWLTSSQIASNAFTWGTVAVLPFYTLMVLAPKASFTRRTMESSVPYIALGVLYAYLLYLSWTPDTFRMMFASKYWLPELAGIAKMFTNELTVASAWIHLLAVDLFAARQVFHDGLKKNVETRHSVSLCLLFCPMGIFSHCITMLLAQMANRSH
- the LOC135678669 gene encoding uncharacterized protein LOC135678669, which encodes MEEEATIDPSLLEAASASASAKAAGDPYHGWQKVTYAKRQRRPQPPPANDRSNEVPDRSHVFASLEQKALERRRAIESASTVTEATAARSTPATAASDVGDDDSGAEAPPGAHEKGTEAAKKVKQKKPKVTVAEAAANIDAEDLGVFLVEISASYESQQNIQLMRFADYFARSFASVSASQFPWVKMFKESPVNKIADVPLCHVSDSIYKISADWIAEKSPECVGDFILWCLDGIISDMASQQATIKGSKRHVPQAPSKAQVAIFVVLAMALRRKPDILISLLPKIRDNPKYQGQEKLPIIVWAIAQSSQGDTVIGMYLWAHYLLPMVCGKSSVNPQSRELVLQLVERLLSGPKARPILLNGAVRKGERLIPPVALDLLMRNAFPASTARVKATERFEAIYPTLKELALAGSPGTKTTKQASQQLLPLTIQAIQESNSELAKEATDIFIWCLIQNAECYRQWEKLHLENVDASVAVLRKLTNEWKDYADKISLGTLRETINHLRAKNEEALSGDVSISKQASIKDADKYCKVVLRKSASRSYFSKFGVVLMLMIAICFSLFPNMKLLAWKKLNSVFQFQ